From one Maridesulfovibrio frigidus DSM 17176 genomic stretch:
- a CDS encoding DsrE family protein: MANFLFVLSKSDNEAATRCFQFAKIAHAKGHNVDMFFIDGGVDWAISGRDLTQKTITGDCPQDYLPYLVENEVKTGVCTPCANNRGLDEANFHSNMQLDGGPHLIDMASEAKVFNF, encoded by the coding sequence ATGGCTAATTTTCTATTTGTACTGAGCAAAAGTGATAATGAAGCGGCAACCCGTTGTTTCCAATTTGCAAAAATTGCTCATGCTAAGGGACATAACGTTGATATGTTTTTCATTGATGGCGGTGTCGACTGGGCAATTTCCGGGCGCGACCTGACCCAGAAAACTATTACCGGAGATTGTCCGCAAGACTATCTGCCATATTTGGTAGAAAATGAAGTTAAGACAGGCGTATGCACACCATGTGCTAACAATCGCGGACTAGATGAAGCCAACTTCCATTCAAATATGCAGTTGGACGGAGGGCCTCATCTGATCGACATGGCATCAGAAGCGAAGGTCTTCAATTTCTAA
- a CDS encoding winged helix-turn-helix domain-containing protein, protein MQEVTANPEFDYLNDQPAIDSHSPTIRLHLWLEGGEGVFFGYGRLLLLDKIEQCGSLKKASEAMGMSYRAAWGKIKQTEQVLGFQLIERVGSRRSGYRLTDAGRLVRDKYFEWFRKVESDARTRADEIFPWRSKSFGEA, encoded by the coding sequence ATGCAAGAAGTCACAGCTAATCCAGAGTTCGATTACTTAAACGATCAGCCCGCGATAGATTCGCATAGTCCTACAATCCGCCTTCACCTTTGGCTCGAAGGCGGCGAAGGAGTCTTCTTTGGCTACGGGCGTCTTCTCCTTCTAGATAAGATAGAGCAATGCGGTTCTTTGAAAAAAGCCTCCGAGGCTATGGGCATGTCCTATAGAGCCGCTTGGGGAAAAATCAAACAGACCGAACAGGTCCTTGGTTTTCAACTGATTGAGAGGGTTGGAAGTCGGCGCAGTGGTTACCGTTTGACTGATGCAGGCCGACTTGTGCGGGACAAGTATTTTGAATGGTTCAGAAAGGTCGAAAGCGACGCTCGTACGCGGGCAGATGAAATTTTCCCATGGCGTTCAAAAAGCTTCGGAGAAGCTTGA
- a CDS encoding 4Fe-4S dicluster domain-containing protein: MPKAFFVDTSRCTACRGCQIACKEWHDLPTTATKQSGTHQNPPDLNASTYKLVRFSEHRIDGKVEWYFFPDQCRHCLDAPCLEVANSYVEGAVVQDKKTGAIIYTDLCKKLQEDECEEVTEACPYNVPRRNTGTGMMMKCDMCIDRQQAGLIPMCVKTCPTGTMNYGDRADMLALAKKTLVKVKKEYPRASIVDADDVNIVYLIMDTPERYYEFVTADNSAVGQPMSRKNFLAGMTKPAKRIFG, encoded by the coding sequence ATGCCTAAAGCATTCTTTGTCGATACATCGAGATGTACGGCTTGTCGCGGTTGCCAGATAGCCTGTAAGGAATGGCACGATCTACCTACGACAGCTACTAAACAAAGCGGAACACATCAGAATCCACCTGATTTGAACGCTTCAACTTATAAATTGGTACGTTTCAGCGAGCATCGCATAGACGGCAAGGTCGAGTGGTATTTCTTCCCCGACCAGTGTCGCCATTGCCTTGATGCTCCTTGTCTGGAAGTTGCCAATAGTTACGTGGAAGGTGCAGTTGTTCAGGACAAAAAAACCGGTGCTATTATCTACACTGATCTTTGCAAGAAATTGCAAGAAGATGAGTGCGAAGAAGTTACCGAAGCTTGTCCTTACAATGTTCCACGCCGTAATACTGGAACTGGAATGATGATGAAATGCGATATGTGTATCGATCGTCAGCAGGCAGGACTTATACCTATGTGTGTAAAGACTTGCCCGACCGGAACCATGAACTACGGAGACCGCGCTGATATGTTAGCTTTGGCTAAGAAAACTCTTGTGAAAGTCAAAAAAGAATACCCAAGAGCTTCAATAGTCGATGCTGACGATGTAAACATCGTCTACTTGATTATGGATACGCCAGAACGCTACTATGAGTTTGTAACTGCTGACAATTCGGCAGTCGGACAACCTATGTCGCGCAAGAACTTCCTTGCCGGCATGACTAAGCCCGCAAAGCGTATCTTCGGATAG
- a CDS encoding ornithine cyclodeaminase family protein — translation MNTPFITYDETIDKLTWLDAIAALRSGHLFPEAQVNDIFLGPSEGTLLSRGAYIEGLGYGVKSTTVFTGNSKVNLPSVQGAMLIFNHKHGQLTAIIESRLITEFKTAADSVLGASLLKRPDSETLLIVGAGTVARSLIKAYGAAFPNLKNIIIWARRVEKAEQLAKEFTDNDIKVSFTADLPAAAQKADIISTATMTHEPILKYEWIKPGTHVDLIGAYKSDMREADDKLISTGSLFVDSRKTTINHIGELTIPIAKGIITANSIKGDLYDMIKNPSLGRKSETEITIFKNGGGAHLDLMMANYIIEKTTGANN, via the coding sequence TTGAACACGCCTTTCATTACCTACGATGAAACTATAGACAAATTGACATGGCTGGACGCTATTGCAGCATTGCGATCAGGCCATTTATTTCCCGAAGCACAAGTTAATGACATTTTTCTTGGCCCATCAGAGGGCACCCTGCTTAGCCGTGGTGCCTATATCGAAGGCCTAGGATATGGAGTAAAATCAACCACTGTATTTACGGGGAATTCAAAAGTTAATCTACCATCAGTTCAAGGGGCCATGCTGATATTCAATCACAAGCATGGGCAGCTAACAGCCATAATCGAAAGTAGACTTATTACTGAATTTAAAACAGCCGCAGACTCTGTACTAGGGGCATCTCTTCTTAAACGTCCAGACAGTGAAACCCTGCTGATAGTAGGAGCTGGAACAGTAGCTCGTAGCCTGATAAAAGCTTACGGAGCCGCATTCCCAAATTTGAAAAATATTATCATCTGGGCGCGTCGTGTCGAAAAAGCGGAACAACTCGCAAAAGAATTCACTGACAACGATATCAAAGTATCGTTCACTGCGGACTTACCTGCAGCAGCCCAAAAAGCGGATATAATTTCAACAGCCACGATGACTCATGAACCTATACTAAAGTATGAATGGATCAAACCGGGAACCCATGTCGACCTGATAGGCGCATACAAATCTGACATGCGTGAGGCTGACGACAAATTAATATCTACCGGATCACTATTTGTAGACAGCCGCAAAACTACTATCAACCATATTGGAGAACTGACTATTCCAATTGCGAAGGGTATAATTACGGCCAATTCAATCAAAGGCGATTTGTACGATATGATCAAGAACCCATCGCTAGGACGGAAATCAGAAACAGAAATTACCATTTTCAAAAATGGCGGTGGAGCCCACCTCGACCTTATGATGGCTAATTACATTATAGAGAAAACCACAGGTGCAAATAATTAA
- a CDS encoding FmdE family protein — MNLETTITPKTNIPSHDDSIGTYSYEEFFEAARRFHGYPAPGLMLGGYMMEEARKHLPEDTIFDAISETSWCLPDAVQMLTFCSVGNGWLKIKNLGVYALSLYDKYTGKGVRIRVDPTKLDAWPEVKSWFYKLKPKKEQDTEKLQDEIRRAGASFCTLEAIQMKPEVMGHRSKGGITTCPLCGDAYPGSFGAICRTCQGEGPYLEREVSQNLKVETLPRGLKSVPISEAVGKTAVHDMTRIDPGNSKGPEFFKDHNFSAGDVCRLQMIGKNHIYVDEGDIPEGEWIHENEAAETFGRIMSGDGIVQEGPPREGKVTLIADEDGILVSNLDMMTGFNLVPDVMVAARKNGTLVKKGTRLAGTRAIPLYISRNNFSKAVSSLDGAPLFKIAPLRKAKVGLLITGDEVFNGLIEDKFEAIITAKVQALGSEVVTTLIEPDSRDRIRDAAKALVEDDCDMIITTAGMSVDPDDVTRHGLMDAGVTDILYGAPVLPGTMLLLARAGEVQIIGVPACALFFKSTSLDLVLPRMLAGQSLTRKDLTAFADGGYCMECKTCTFPKCPFGK, encoded by the coding sequence ATGAATCTCGAGACCACAATAACACCAAAAACAAACATACCTTCACATGACGATTCAATCGGAACTTATTCCTATGAAGAGTTCTTTGAAGCCGCAAGACGGTTTCATGGATACCCTGCTCCGGGTTTGATGCTTGGGGGGTATATGATGGAAGAAGCACGCAAGCATCTCCCTGAGGACACAATATTTGATGCTATCAGCGAGACTTCATGGTGTTTACCGGACGCAGTGCAGATGCTCACATTTTGCAGTGTCGGTAATGGCTGGCTCAAGATCAAAAATCTCGGTGTCTATGCTTTGTCACTCTACGATAAATATACAGGCAAAGGTGTCCGCATTCGTGTTGACCCAACAAAGCTAGACGCTTGGCCTGAGGTTAAATCTTGGTTCTACAAGCTAAAGCCTAAAAAAGAACAGGACACAGAAAAACTGCAGGATGAAATTCGTCGTGCAGGTGCTTCTTTTTGCACCCTCGAAGCAATTCAGATGAAACCGGAAGTTATGGGACATCGTAGCAAGGGGGGAATTACTACCTGCCCACTTTGCGGAGATGCTTACCCCGGCTCATTCGGTGCCATATGTAGAACCTGTCAGGGGGAAGGACCGTATCTCGAGCGGGAAGTTTCTCAGAACTTAAAAGTCGAAACACTTCCCCGCGGACTTAAATCAGTCCCTATTAGCGAAGCCGTGGGCAAAACAGCCGTACACGATATGACCCGCATTGATCCCGGTAACAGTAAAGGACCAGAGTTCTTTAAAGATCACAATTTCAGTGCCGGAGATGTTTGTCGCCTCCAGATGATCGGGAAGAATCATATTTACGTTGACGAAGGTGACATTCCCGAGGGCGAGTGGATCCACGAAAATGAAGCTGCGGAAACTTTCGGTCGCATCATGTCCGGAGACGGCATTGTACAGGAAGGGCCACCTCGTGAAGGCAAAGTTACTTTGATAGCTGATGAGGACGGAATTCTAGTTTCCAATCTTGATATGATGACGGGCTTTAACCTCGTACCAGACGTAATGGTCGCTGCCCGTAAAAATGGAACTCTCGTTAAGAAAGGTACTCGCCTTGCAGGAACAAGGGCCATCCCTCTTTATATTTCACGCAATAATTTTTCTAAAGCTGTATCTTCACTAGATGGAGCACCTCTCTTTAAAATTGCCCCGCTACGCAAAGCAAAAGTAGGGCTGCTCATCACTGGTGATGAAGTCTTTAACGGACTTATCGAAGATAAATTTGAAGCTATCATCACGGCAAAAGTGCAAGCACTCGGCAGTGAAGTTGTCACAACATTAATCGAGCCGGACAGCCGTGACCGCATTCGTGATGCAGCTAAAGCTCTCGTGGAAGATGATTGCGATATGATTATCACCACAGCCGGGATGTCCGTTGATCCAGATGATGTGACTAGGCATGGTTTAATGGATGCCGGAGTCACTGACATTCTTTATGGTGCTCCAGTTCTCCCCGGAACAATGCTTCTGCTCGCCCGCGCAGGTGAAGTCCAGATCATCGGAGTTCCTGCCTGTGCATTATTCTTTAAAAGTACCAGCCTTGATTTAGTTCTACCTCGCATGCTCGCAGGACAATCTTTAACACGCAAAGACCTCACAGCATTCGCCGATGGCGGATATTGCATGGAATGCAAAACTTGTACGTTCCCTAAATGTCCTTTCGGAAAATAA
- a CDS encoding formate dehydrogenase accessory protein FdhE yields MENIQSPSTSKHDVLTGLLALREQTPALENIFDAFGPILKAQEDGRILLEKWNDFKTPEADALRFEQGVPILAGMDMPSLDNYFSKIFWNMASALAEGMPAIADKVTDIIDALKDSDSLNDLARCVWEEDNNAIEVFAKEASVDITILTILGSLSLKPFMNRMKDEAAVKIENMVWNKGYCPICGCFPDMSLLKKKITENAEYMAGHGGQRWMHCSCCDHQWRIKRNICPWCDSEDYKKLSYLQSEETKTERADICDTCKRYYVTIDTRDLTEMPDPRIAPLSLVHLDVKAQEEGYEPMAETLWNSL; encoded by the coding sequence ATGGAAAATATTCAGTCCCCCTCAACCAGTAAGCACGATGTACTAACTGGACTCCTTGCTTTGCGTGAGCAAACTCCCGCTTTAGAAAATATTTTTGATGCCTTCGGTCCAATACTAAAGGCGCAGGAAGACGGCCGCATTCTGCTCGAAAAATGGAATGACTTTAAAACCCCCGAAGCTGATGCTCTACGCTTTGAACAGGGAGTTCCAATTCTCGCAGGTATGGATATGCCTAGCCTAGACAATTATTTTTCGAAAATTTTTTGGAATATGGCTTCGGCCCTTGCTGAAGGAATGCCCGCAATAGCCGATAAGGTTACAGATATAATCGATGCTTTGAAAGATTCAGACAGTCTCAATGACTTAGCAAGATGCGTATGGGAAGAAGATAACAACGCTATCGAAGTTTTTGCAAAAGAAGCAAGTGTGGATATCACAATACTTACAATTTTAGGTTCACTTTCGCTCAAACCTTTCATGAATCGCATGAAGGATGAAGCCGCAGTAAAAATCGAAAACATGGTTTGGAATAAAGGATATTGTCCGATCTGCGGCTGCTTCCCGGACATGTCATTACTTAAGAAGAAAATAACCGAAAATGCCGAATACATGGCAGGCCATGGTGGACAACGCTGGATGCATTGCTCATGTTGCGATCACCAATGGCGCATCAAAAGAAATATTTGTCCATGGTGTGATAGCGAAGATTATAAAAAGCTGAGCTACCTTCAGTCAGAAGAAACAAAGACAGAACGCGCTGATATTTGCGATACCTGCAAACGATACTACGTCACCATCGACACCCGCGATTTAACAGAAATGCCTGATCCGCGCATTGCACCGCTAAGTTTAGTGCATCTTGATGTTAAAGCGCAGGAAGAAGGTTATGAGCCTATGGCTGAGACTTTGTGGAATTCTTTGTAA
- a CDS encoding M23 family metallopeptidase, with amino-acid sequence MFTRSLRYTLFLLLILIYPTICHASTEDIISINIPKSVGVGQPFLVQISSSEKLDKLDKLEIFWNDKPILPTITTKKGISSAIVILGTSLRTTPADLPLVIQADSSGKTHRLHKTIHIVQHEYQRESLTVAPKMIKPPQKVLNRTKSERELALKVIRTYSPKRMWQLPFALPVKGKMLSRFGLHRVFNGESKRRHKGLDFRAYLGTPIHSIAAGTVTLVGKFYYAGNCVYIDHGNGIISASAHMSKVLVKQGDIVRKGEQIGLSGATGRANGAHLHLGVFVQGVSIDAEPLFKMSES; translated from the coding sequence GTGTTTACTCGCTCGCTACGCTACACCCTATTCTTATTGCTCATACTAATTTACCCAACTATTTGCCATGCAAGTACTGAAGACATAATCTCAATAAACATTCCTAAATCTGTAGGGGTGGGACAACCTTTTTTAGTCCAAATATCTTCATCAGAAAAATTAGATAAATTAGATAAGTTAGAAATATTCTGGAACGACAAACCAATCCTACCCACCATCACCACAAAAAAAGGAATCTCCAGCGCTATTGTCATACTAGGAACAAGCTTGCGCACCACACCGGCAGACCTCCCTCTTGTGATTCAAGCAGATAGCAGTGGCAAAACACATCGTCTCCACAAAACAATTCATATTGTTCAGCACGAATACCAACGGGAATCCCTGACTGTAGCGCCCAAAATGATCAAACCTCCCCAGAAAGTTTTGAACCGCACCAAATCCGAGCGCGAATTAGCACTCAAAGTAATTAGAACATATTCTCCTAAACGTATGTGGCAGCTTCCTTTCGCCTTACCAGTCAAAGGCAAAATGCTCAGCCGATTCGGATTGCACAGGGTGTTTAACGGTGAATCGAAACGACGCCACAAGGGTTTAGATTTTAGAGCATATCTCGGAACACCAATCCATTCCATAGCCGCAGGCACCGTCACTTTGGTGGGGAAATTCTATTATGCGGGCAATTGTGTGTACATTGATCACGGAAACGGGATAATTTCCGCATCTGCGCACATGTCTAAAGTATTAGTCAAACAAGGTGATATCGTAAGAAAAGGGGAACAGATTGGCCTTTCAGGTGCTACAGGCAGAGCTAACGGCGCACATCTGCATTTAGGTGTCTTTGTGCAAGGAGTCTCTATCGATGCTGAACCACTCTTCAAGATGAGTGAGTCATAA
- the fdnG gene encoding formate dehydrogenase-N subunit alpha — protein sequence MNISRRGFMKLAGVGVASISLSQLGLDLSPVQAYAAGLKIEGAQEVISICPFCAVSCHFIAHVKDGKIVSTEGDPDYPVSEGSLCAKGAAMLSMHNSHHRLQKPKYRAPFSDKWVEKEWDWVLDRIAQNVKKTRDKDFKTHNAKGQEVNRVESIFHLGSSQMDNEECALVHQGVRGLGLVHFDHQARIUHSATVAALAESFGRGAMTNHWCDIENADSIMIIGSNAAEHHPISFKWVLRAKDKGATVMHVDPKFSRTSARSDFHVPLRSGTDIPFMGGMINYVLSNKLYFKEYVANNTNAAFIVGKDYEFKDGLFSGYDKKTRTYDKSKWAFELDDKGVPKRDPSLKDPRCVFQMLKKHYSRYSLDNVSKTTGVSEENLLKVYKTFAATGKKDKAGTIMYALGWTQHTVGVQNIRTSAMLQLLLGNIGVAGGGINALRGEPNVQGSTDHCILWHILPGYLPVPKASMPTFEAYTKATTPVSHDPESANWWQHKPKYMASLLKSWRGDNATTKNGFAYKMLPKADDGEDYSYIFLFDRMYKNEIRGGFVFGTNPAQSVPNSNKARKGLDNLDWLVVAELHHTETSDNWHRPGVDPLKNKTEVFLLPSAQRAEKAGSISNSGRWLLWHYEACKPMGESRSMGNMYVDIINRVRELYSTKNGAYPDPILTLDWPSFYDAEDIAQRINGRFTKDVEFKGKKYKKGQQVPSFVALGDDGSTSSYNWLYSGSYTEEGGNKAKRRDLSQTPMQAKIGLFPNFAWCWPVNRRILYNRASVDANGKPWNPAKAVIEWNGKKWEGDVPDGGWPPNATGKGRYPFIMRKEGHGQLYGPGLQDGPFPDHYEPVETPITSHPFSKQLSSPCYKSVKSDMDKLAKPGDKRFPIVLTTYSMTEHWCGGGETRNVPTLLEAEPQLYVEMSPELAKEKGIDNGEVVVVESIRGKVEAVAMVTVRMTPFKVKGKIIHEVGMPFCFGWTTKGVGDATNRLTPAVGDPNTTIPEYKACLVNVSKAKKVTELV from the coding sequence ATGAATATTTCACGGCGCGGCTTTATGAAGCTTGCCGGGGTAGGAGTGGCAAGCATCAGTTTAAGCCAGCTGGGATTAGATTTATCCCCAGTACAGGCTTATGCCGCCGGACTTAAAATAGAAGGGGCTCAAGAAGTCATCTCTATTTGTCCATTCTGTGCGGTCAGCTGTCACTTTATCGCCCACGTCAAGGACGGTAAAATTGTCAGCACTGAAGGCGATCCAGATTACCCGGTCAGTGAAGGTTCTCTCTGTGCAAAAGGCGCAGCAATGCTCTCCATGCACAACAGTCACCACAGATTACAGAAACCTAAATATCGCGCTCCTTTCAGCGATAAATGGGTAGAAAAAGAGTGGGATTGGGTGCTTGATAGAATTGCTCAAAACGTTAAAAAAACTCGCGATAAAGACTTCAAAACCCACAATGCTAAAGGGCAGGAAGTTAACCGTGTAGAATCAATCTTTCATCTCGGTTCATCCCAGATGGATAACGAAGAATGTGCACTAGTCCATCAGGGCGTGCGCGGTCTTGGCCTGGTGCATTTCGATCATCAGGCAAGGATCTGACACAGCGCAACAGTTGCGGCTCTGGCAGAGTCGTTCGGGCGTGGTGCGATGACAAACCACTGGTGTGATATTGAGAATGCAGATTCTATCATGATTATTGGTAGTAATGCAGCAGAACATCATCCAATTTCATTTAAATGGGTCCTTCGGGCCAAAGACAAGGGCGCCACTGTTATGCATGTGGACCCTAAATTCTCGCGTACCTCCGCAAGAAGTGATTTCCACGTACCTCTCCGTTCAGGAACTGATATTCCGTTCATGGGCGGAATGATTAATTACGTTCTCTCCAACAAACTCTACTTTAAAGAGTATGTTGCAAACAACACAAATGCTGCTTTCATCGTAGGTAAAGATTACGAGTTCAAAGATGGCTTGTTCTCCGGCTATGATAAAAAAACACGTACATACGACAAGTCAAAATGGGCTTTCGAGCTTGATGACAAGGGTGTACCAAAGCGCGATCCTTCACTGAAAGATCCTCGTTGTGTTTTCCAGATGCTTAAGAAGCATTACTCACGCTACTCCCTTGATAATGTCTCCAAGACAACAGGTGTATCCGAAGAGAATCTTCTTAAAGTTTATAAGACTTTTGCAGCGACTGGTAAGAAAGATAAAGCTGGAACCATCATGTACGCTTTGGGTTGGACCCAGCATACTGTCGGCGTACAGAATATCCGCACCAGTGCAATGCTTCAGCTTCTTCTTGGTAATATTGGTGTCGCGGGTGGTGGTATCAATGCTCTGCGCGGTGAGCCTAATGTTCAGGGTTCTACTGACCATTGTATTCTGTGGCACATTCTGCCCGGATACTTGCCAGTGCCTAAAGCTAGCATGCCTACCTTTGAAGCATACACCAAAGCCACAACCCCTGTTAGTCACGACCCGGAAAGTGCTAACTGGTGGCAGCATAAGCCTAAATATATGGCTAGTTTGCTTAAATCATGGCGCGGCGATAACGCTACTACCAAGAATGGTTTCGCTTACAAAATGTTGCCTAAAGCGGATGATGGTGAAGATTACTCATACATCTTCCTATTTGACCGTATGTACAAAAATGAAATCCGCGGTGGATTTGTTTTCGGTACAAACCCTGCTCAGAGTGTGCCGAACTCCAACAAAGCCCGTAAAGGTCTAGATAATCTGGACTGGCTGGTTGTAGCTGAACTGCATCACACTGAGACATCGGATAACTGGCATCGCCCAGGTGTAGATCCTCTTAAAAATAAGACAGAAGTATTCCTCCTTCCTTCCGCTCAGCGTGCTGAAAAAGCAGGTTCCATTAGTAACAGTGGTCGTTGGCTACTGTGGCATTATGAAGCTTGTAAACCAATGGGCGAAAGCAGAAGTATGGGTAACATGTACGTGGATATTATTAACCGCGTTCGTGAACTATACAGCACTAAAAATGGTGCATATCCAGATCCTATCCTGACACTCGACTGGCCTTCCTTCTATGACGCAGAAGATATTGCTCAGCGAATTAACGGTAGGTTCACCAAGGATGTTGAATTCAAAGGCAAGAAGTACAAAAAGGGGCAGCAGGTTCCTTCATTTGTAGCTCTTGGTGATGATGGTTCAACTTCAAGTTACAACTGGTTATATTCTGGAAGTTACACTGAAGAAGGTGGTAATAAAGCTAAACGCCGCGATCTATCTCAGACTCCAATGCAGGCGAAAATTGGTTTATTCCCGAACTTCGCATGGTGTTGGCCTGTTAACCGCCGCATCCTTTATAACCGTGCTTCAGTTGATGCTAACGGTAAGCCTTGGAACCCAGCAAAAGCTGTTATCGAATGGAACGGCAAGAAGTGGGAAGGAGATGTTCCTGATGGTGGATGGCCACCAAATGCAACAGGTAAAGGACGCTATCCATTTATCATGCGCAAAGAAGGACACGGACAGTTGTATGGTCCCGGCCTACAAGATGGTCCTTTCCCTGATCATTATGAACCAGTGGAAACTCCGATCACAAGTCATCCGTTCTCCAAACAGCTCAGTAGCCCTTGCTACAAAAGCGTTAAGAGCGACATGGATAAGCTTGCAAAACCAGGTGATAAACGATTCCCAATAGTTCTTACCACTTACAGCATGACAGAGCATTGGTGTGGTGGCGGTGAAACCCGTAACGTACCAACGCTCCTAGAAGCTGAACCACAGCTTTATGTTGAAATGAGTCCCGAACTAGCCAAAGAAAAAGGCATCGACAATGGCGAAGTTGTTGTCGTGGAAAGTATTCGAGGCAAAGTTGAAGCTGTTGCAATGGTTACTGTTCGTATGACTCCATTCAAAGTTAAAGGCAAAATTATCCACGAAGTGGGTATGCCGTTCTGCTTTGGTTGGACCACAAAAGGAGTTGGTGACGCAACCAACCGTCTGACTCCGGCTGTAGGTGATCCAAATACTACTATTCCTGAGTATAAGGCCTGTCTTGTTAATGTTAGCAAGGCTAAAAAAGTCACAGAGCTTGTGTAA